Proteins encoded in a region of the Rhizobium sp. CC-YZS058 genome:
- a CDS encoding SDR family oxidoreductase yields the protein MTNRALIVGASGIVGSATARILDDAGWEVFGLARKPLAQGRVKPVSADLLDPGSLKAALSDIAPTHVFLSTWLRQQTEAENIRVNGAMVRNLLQVLSGAGSVRHVALVTGLKHYLGPFEAYGKGVLPQTPFREEQGRLEVENFYYAQEDEVFAAAQRDGFTWSVHRPHTIVGKAVGNAMNMGTTLAVYAAICKETGRPFRFPGVAIQWNGLTDMTDASLLGRHLVWAATTPSAANEDFNVVNGDVFRWKWMWERIATWFGLEAAAFDGTVQPLERQMAEDAPVWRDMAQRYGLAEPDITRLVSPWHTDADLGRPIEVVTDMSKSRRLGFLDYQATDEAFIRLFESLRADRLIP from the coding sequence ATGACCAACAGAGCTTTGATCGTCGGCGCCAGCGGCATCGTCGGCAGTGCGACCGCCCGGATACTCGACGATGCCGGCTGGGAGGTCTTCGGGCTGGCGCGCAAGCCTCTCGCGCAAGGACGGGTCAAGCCCGTGTCCGCGGATCTCCTTGATCCGGGCTCGCTGAAGGCCGCCTTGTCCGACATCGCGCCGACCCATGTCTTTCTCTCGACTTGGCTCAGGCAACAGACGGAAGCCGAGAACATCCGCGTCAATGGCGCCATGGTGCGCAACCTGCTGCAGGTTCTCTCCGGTGCCGGGTCTGTCCGCCATGTCGCTCTCGTCACCGGCCTCAAGCACTATCTCGGTCCGTTCGAGGCCTATGGAAAAGGCGTGCTGCCCCAGACCCCGTTTCGGGAGGAGCAGGGGCGGCTTGAGGTGGAGAATTTCTACTACGCGCAGGAAGACGAGGTCTTTGCCGCGGCGCAGCGGGATGGCTTCACCTGGAGCGTGCATCGGCCGCACACCATCGTCGGCAAGGCGGTCGGCAATGCGATGAATATGGGCACCACGCTCGCCGTCTATGCGGCGATCTGCAAGGAAACCGGGCGCCCGTTCCGCTTTCCCGGCGTCGCGATCCAGTGGAACGGGCTGACGGACATGACCGATGCGTCGCTGCTCGGGCGGCACCTTGTCTGGGCGGCGACGACGCCGTCCGCCGCCAACGAGGACTTCAACGTCGTCAATGGCGATGTTTTCCGCTGGAAGTGGATGTGGGAGCGCATTGCCACCTGGTTCGGGCTCGAAGCTGCGGCCTTCGACGGCACCGTTCAGCCGCTCGAACGCCAGATGGCCGAGGACGCGCCGGTCTGGCGGGACATGGCGCAGCGCTATGGCCTTGCAGAGCCCGACATCACCCGGCTGGTCTCGCCCTGGCATACGGATGCGGATCTGGGGCGGCCGATCGAGGTCGTCACCGACATGTCGAAGAGCCGCCGTCTCGGCTTTCTCGACTATCAGGCGACGGACGAGGCCTTCATCCGTCTGTTCGAAAGCCTGCGCGCCGATCGGCTCATCCCCTGA
- a CDS encoding phytanoyl-CoA dioxygenase family protein has translation MTTKTLSSRLAGLALTPLHALQIVTGRKDFKNDVLGSEALNRKGLHVWRVLAAARVTARRRSKLERFVSPQERAFFAENGYIERRNLLPDAEFAKLVAEVEALKAPAREMREGGAVTRRIPLTPDVLKNAPTLAAFLKDERWTGPIRYVGGFDVEPVLSIQTIFGEPSAAAGSKDPQTDLHMDTFHSTAKAWYFLYDVPEDEGPFTYVAGSHKLTPRRLAWHKRQSLLAAARRGGGAFRIPLSALKLLRLPQPTKFAVPANTLVVGDTFGFHARGHSARRSIRVELYASQRPNPFLPFTSLDSAKLPYVSGRKEVISWFFEDWLVKLKMQRLIWRPVGAVKARDAVAEKR, from the coding sequence ATGACGACGAAGACTCTTTCCAGCCGGCTTGCCGGCCTTGCCCTGACGCCGCTCCACGCGTTGCAGATCGTGACCGGCCGCAAGGACTTCAAGAACGACGTGCTGGGCAGCGAGGCGCTGAACCGCAAGGGTCTGCATGTCTGGCGCGTGCTGGCAGCCGCACGGGTGACCGCCCGGCGGCGGAGCAAGCTGGAGCGTTTCGTTTCGCCGCAGGAGCGGGCGTTCTTTGCCGAAAACGGCTATATCGAACGCCGCAATCTCTTGCCGGATGCCGAATTCGCAAAGCTGGTCGCCGAGGTCGAGGCTCTGAAGGCGCCGGCGCGGGAGATGCGCGAGGGCGGGGCGGTGACACGGCGGATTCCGCTCACACCGGATGTTTTGAAGAACGCGCCAACGCTCGCGGCCTTCCTCAAGGACGAGCGCTGGACGGGGCCGATCCGCTATGTCGGCGGCTTCGATGTCGAGCCGGTTCTCAGCATCCAGACGATCTTCGGCGAACCCTCGGCGGCGGCCGGGTCCAAGGATCCGCAGACCGACCTGCACATGGATACCTTCCATTCGACCGCCAAGGCCTGGTATTTCCTCTATGATGTGCCGGAAGACGAGGGGCCCTTCACGTATGTCGCCGGATCGCACAAGCTGACCCCGCGCCGGCTTGCCTGGCACAAGCGGCAGAGCCTGCTGGCGGCGGCGCGGCGGGGAGGCGGAGCCTTCCGCATTCCGCTCTCGGCGCTCAAACTCCTGCGCTTGCCGCAGCCGACCAAGTTTGCCGTGCCGGCCAATACGCTGGTGGTCGGCGACACCTTCGGTTTCCACGCACGCGGTCACTCCGCCCGTCGCTCGATCCGGGTGGAGCTCTATGCCTCCCAGCGGCCCAACCCGTTCCTGCCCTTCACCAGCCTCGACAGCGCGAAGCTGCCCTATGTCAGCGGTCGCAAGGAGGTCATCTCCTGGTTTTTCGAGGACTGGCTGGTGAAGCTGAAGATGCAACGCCTGATCTGGCGCCCCGTCGGCGCGGTGAAGGCGCGCGATGCCGTGGCAGAGAAACGGTAG
- a CDS encoding type II toxin-antitoxin system RelE/ParE family toxin — MRIHPFGSHLIVYREDGSEGILVIHVRHQRENWQEEM; from the coding sequence GTGCGCATCCACCCGTTCGGCTCGCACCTGATCGTCTATCGCGAAGACGGCAGCGAGGGTATTCTTGTCATTCACGTGCGCCACCAGCGCGAGAACTGGCAGGAAGAGATGTGA
- a CDS encoding type II toxin-antitoxin system RelE/ParE family toxin produces the protein MLYRLSNLAEADIRQIYRSSLALFGRVQADRYVREMEATLCLLSDRRSLHGCGAKSIRLCASTRSART, from the coding sequence ATGCTCTATCGGCTCTCGAACCTGGCAGAAGCCGATATTCGCCAGATATACCGGTCCAGTCTCGCGCTGTTCGGGCGGGTGCAGGCTGATCGCTATGTCCGCGAAATGGAAGCCACCCTCTGTCTTCTCAGTGATCGCCGAAGCTTGCACGGCTGCGGCGCGAAATCGATCCGCCTGTGCGCATCCACCCGTTCGGCTCGCACCTGA
- a CDS encoding type II toxin-antitoxin system ParD family antitoxin, whose product MTVLRITLPDEMIDWIDEIIDSGRYGDPDTYVYDLIQKDRDRRAAIASMQHHVDEGLASGISPSSMQDILESLQATKD is encoded by the coding sequence ATGACCGTGCTGAGAATCACGCTTCCAGACGAGATGATCGACTGGATCGACGAGATTATCGACTCCGGCCGCTATGGCGATCCGGATACCTATGTTTATGACCTGATCCAAAAGGACAGGGATCGGCGCGCGGCTATTGCGTCCATGCAGCATCATGTGGACGAAGGGTTGGCAAGCGGTATCAGCCCGTCCTCCATGCAGGACATTCTCGAGTCGCTGCAGGCGACCAAAGACTAG
- the lipA gene encoding lipoyl synthase, protein MVTILDRTQNAAEAPRARHPEKAHRPDTEVMRKPEWIRVKAPTSKGYHETRELVRSHKLVTVCEEAGCPNIGECWDKKHATFMIMGEICTRACAFCNVTTGKPHALDLAEPENVAKAVKQMGLSHVVITSVDRDDLEDGGAEHFEKVILAIRAASPLTTIEILTPDFLRKPGALERVVAAKPDVFNHNLETVPSNYLTVRPGARYFHSIRLLQRVKELDPTMFTKSGIMVGLGEERNEVLQLMDDLRTADVDFLTIGQYLQPTRKHHKVEAFVTPEEFKSYETVAYTKGFLMVAASPLTRSSHHAGDDFARLKAARERKGLMAAE, encoded by the coding sequence ATGGTCACGATCCTCGATCGCACACAGAATGCAGCCGAGGCGCCGCGCGCGCGCCACCCGGAAAAGGCGCATCGCCCCGACACCGAGGTGATGCGCAAGCCGGAATGGATCCGCGTGAAAGCCCCAACCTCGAAGGGCTATCACGAGACGCGCGAGCTGGTGCGCTCGCACAAGCTCGTTACCGTCTGCGAAGAGGCGGGCTGCCCGAATATCGGCGAGTGCTGGGACAAGAAGCACGCGACCTTCATGATCATGGGCGAGATCTGCACCCGCGCCTGCGCCTTCTGCAACGTGACCACCGGCAAGCCGCATGCGCTGGATCTGGCCGAGCCGGAGAATGTCGCCAAGGCCGTCAAGCAGATGGGCTTGAGCCACGTCGTCATCACCTCGGTCGATCGCGACGATCTCGAGGATGGGGGCGCCGAGCATTTCGAAAAGGTGATCTTAGCGATCCGCGCCGCTTCGCCGCTGACGACGATTGAGATCCTGACGCCCGATTTCCTGCGCAAGCCCGGTGCGCTGGAGCGCGTCGTGGCCGCCAAGCCCGACGTCTTCAACCACAATCTCGAAACCGTGCCGTCCAACTATCTGACGGTTCGCCCCGGCGCGCGCTATTTCCACTCCATCCGCCTGCTGCAGCGGGTGAAGGAGCTCGATCCGACCATGTTCACCAAGTCCGGCATCATGGTCGGTCTCGGGGAGGAGCGCAACGAGGTGCTGCAGCTGATGGACGACCTGCGCACCGCCGATGTCGACTTCCTGACGATCGGCCAGTACCTGCAGCCGACCCGCAAGCACCACAAGGTAGAAGCCTTCGTGACACCGGAGGAGTTCAAGTCCTACGAGACGGTCGCCTACACCAAGGGCTTCCTCATGGTCGCCGCCTCGCCGCTCACCCGCTCCTCCCACCACGCCGGCGACGACTTCGCCCGGCTGAAGGCGGCGCGCGAGCGCAAGGGGCTGATGGCGGCGGAGTGA
- a CDS encoding DUF3800 domain-containing protein, with protein sequence MSSWLLFMDESGHDHKVMPFEVRGGVALPAAKLWSFIQQWRRLEEDCFGTLLASFGKEAKGEKLLDRDRFKWAAQSERMPDAQRRRLARAFLERGAAKQPQTRETFTAYGQASLEMARGVFDLLAAHDAKLFAALIPRGTRAPLGYEFHEFLRKDHVFLLERYFYFLEAVASHGLLVMDETEKVQDRRFVNRLEAYFEKTATGRNRSTWIVPSPLFVASDTSYAIQAADICLYCLNWGYRFRTWSKEFPVRQEIELEFGPKVARLRWSGDIMREGRSFKSDGIVLVPDPFAARA encoded by the coding sequence GTGAGCAGCTGGCTGTTGTTCATGGACGAAAGCGGGCATGATCACAAGGTCATGCCGTTCGAGGTTCGCGGTGGCGTAGCATTGCCTGCCGCGAAGCTCTGGAGCTTCATCCAACAATGGCGCCGGCTTGAAGAGGATTGTTTCGGAACGCTCCTCGCATCCTTTGGAAAAGAAGCGAAAGGTGAAAAGCTGCTTGATCGCGATCGGTTCAAATGGGCAGCGCAAAGCGAACGGATGCCGGACGCTCAAAGGCGTCGTCTAGCCCGTGCCTTCCTCGAGCGCGGCGCCGCGAAGCAGCCTCAGACCCGGGAGACTTTCACCGCCTATGGGCAAGCATCGCTTGAAATGGCGCGGGGCGTATTTGATCTCCTTGCGGCACACGATGCGAAACTTTTTGCTGCTCTCATTCCGCGCGGAACACGGGCCCCGTTGGGATATGAATTCCACGAATTTCTTCGAAAGGATCATGTCTTCCTGTTGGAGCGGTACTTCTACTTTCTGGAGGCTGTAGCGTCGCATGGCCTTCTCGTGATGGACGAAACGGAGAAGGTTCAGGATCGACGTTTTGTAAACAGACTCGAAGCCTACTTCGAGAAAACCGCAACCGGGCGAAATCGCTCTACGTGGATCGTCCCATCACCACTGTTCGTAGCGTCGGATACGAGCTATGCAATACAAGCTGCAGATATTTGTCTCTACTGCCTCAACTGGGGTTACCGGTTCCGAACGTGGTCGAAAGAATTTCCAGTCAGGCAGGAGATCGAACTCGAATTCGGACCGAAAGTTGCCAGGCTTCGGTGGTCGGGTGACATAATGCGAGAAGGAAGGTCATTCAAAAGTGACGGGATAGTTCTAGTCCCCGATCCTTTTGCAGCACGGGCATGA
- the lpdA gene encoding dihydrolipoyl dehydrogenase: protein MSNAYDVIIIGSGPGGYVTAIRSAQLGLKTAIVEREHLGGICLNWGCIPTKALLRSAEIMDHANHAKAYGLTLNGTMTADVKDVVARSRGVSQRLNGGVGFLMKKNKIDVIWGEAKFTKPGEIVVSAPSKPAVQPQNPVPKGTLGHGTYTAKHIILATGARPRALPGIEPDGKLIWTYFEAMKPDFMPKSLVVMGSGAIGIEFASFYRSMGVDVTVIELLPQIMPVEDAEISAFARKQLEKRGLKIVTDAKVTKVEKGSDSITAHVETKDGKVSQITADRLISAVGVQGNIENLGLEALGVKTDRGCVVIDGYGKTNVAGLYAIGDVAGPPMLAHKAEHEGVICIEKIAGLPHVHPMDKAKIPGCTYCNPQVASVGMTEAKAKAEGRDIRVGRYSFAANGKAIALGEDQGMIKTIFDRKTGELIGAHMVGAEVTELIQGFVVAMNLETTEEELMHTIFPHPTLSEMMKESVLDAYGRVLNA, encoded by the coding sequence ATGTCGAATGCCTATGACGTCATCATCATCGGGTCGGGCCCGGGTGGCTATGTCACCGCCATCCGGTCCGCCCAGCTCGGCCTGAAGACGGCGATTGTCGAGCGCGAGCATCTGGGCGGCATTTGCCTCAACTGGGGGTGCATCCCCACCAAGGCCCTGCTGCGCTCGGCCGAGATCATGGACCATGCCAACCACGCCAAGGCTTACGGCCTGACGCTGAACGGCACGATGACGGCGGATGTGAAGGATGTCGTCGCCCGCTCGCGCGGCGTCTCGCAGCGCCTGAACGGCGGCGTCGGCTTCCTGATGAAGAAGAACAAGATCGACGTCATCTGGGGCGAGGCGAAGTTCACCAAGCCCGGCGAGATCGTCGTCTCGGCCCCCTCCAAGCCGGCGGTCCAGCCGCAGAACCCGGTGCCGAAGGGCACGCTCGGCCATGGCACCTATACCGCCAAACACATCATCCTCGCCACCGGCGCCCGACCGCGCGCGCTGCCGGGTATCGAGCCGGATGGCAAGCTGATCTGGACCTATTTCGAGGCGATGAAGCCGGACTTCATGCCGAAGTCGCTGGTGGTCATGGGGTCGGGCGCGATCGGCATCGAATTCGCCTCCTTCTATCGCTCCATGGGGGTCGACGTGACGGTCATCGAGCTGCTGCCGCAGATCATGCCGGTGGAAGATGCGGAGATCTCCGCCTTCGCGCGCAAGCAGCTCGAAAAGCGCGGCCTGAAGATCGTCACCGACGCTAAGGTGACCAAGGTCGAAAAGGGCAGCGACTCGATCACCGCCCATGTTGAGACCAAGGACGGCAAGGTGAGCCAGATCACGGCCGACCGGCTGATCTCGGCCGTCGGCGTACAGGGCAATATCGAGAATCTGGGTCTCGAAGCGCTCGGCGTGAAGACCGACCGCGGCTGCGTCGTCATCGACGGCTATGGCAAGACCAATGTCGCCGGCCTCTATGCGATTGGCGACGTTGCAGGCCCGCCGATGCTTGCGCACAAGGCCGAGCATGAAGGCGTCATTTGCATCGAGAAGATCGCCGGCCTGCCGCATGTTCACCCCATGGACAAGGCCAAGATTCCGGGCTGCACCTATTGCAACCCGCAGGTTGCCTCGGTGGGGATGACGGAAGCCAAGGCCAAGGCGGAAGGCCGCGACATCCGCGTCGGCCGCTACTCCTTCGCCGCCAACGGCAAGGCGATCGCGCTCGGCGAAGATCAGGGCATGATCAAGACGATCTTCGACAGAAAAACCGGCGAACTGATCGGCGCCCATATGGTCGGGGCAGAAGTCACCGAACTCATCCAGGGCTTCGTCGTCGCCATGAACCTGGAGACGACGGAAGAGGAACTGATGCACACGATCTTCCCGCATCCGACGCTCTCCGAAATGATGAAGGAAAGCGTGCTCGACGCCTATGGGCGCGTCTTGAACGCGTGA
- a CDS encoding SGNH/GDSL hydrolase family protein has product MKTVLCYGDSLTWGYDAAALGRHALADRWSSVLAAGLGEGVQVIAEGLNGRTTAYDDHLADCDRNGARILPTVLHSHDPLDLVILLLGTNDMKPVIHGNAFGAVQGMERLIELTRHHAWSFEQTAPEILIVSPPPLCETANSAFAAMFAGGVEQSAMLASLYRDLADDKGCGFFDAGSVAQTTPLDGVHLDAENTRAVGRGLEPIVRMMLGV; this is encoded by the coding sequence ATGAAGACAGTGCTTTGCTATGGAGACAGCCTGACCTGGGGCTATGATGCCGCAGCGCTTGGGCGCCATGCTCTGGCGGATCGCTGGTCGAGCGTCCTGGCTGCGGGTCTGGGCGAGGGCGTTCAGGTGATCGCCGAAGGCCTGAACGGCCGCACGACCGCCTATGACGACCATCTGGCGGATTGCGACCGGAACGGCGCCCGTATCCTTCCGACCGTGCTCCACAGCCACGACCCGCTTGATCTCGTGATCCTCCTGCTCGGCACCAATGACATGAAGCCGGTGATCCACGGCAATGCCTTTGGCGCCGTGCAGGGCATGGAGCGCCTGATCGAATTGACCCGTCACCATGCCTGGTCGTTCGAGCAGACTGCGCCGGAAATCCTGATCGTCTCGCCGCCGCCGCTCTGCGAGACGGCCAACAGTGCCTTCGCCGCCATGTTTGCCGGCGGGGTCGAGCAGTCGGCGATGCTGGCTTCGCTCTACCGCGACCTGGCCGACGACAAGGGCTGCGGCTTCTTCGATGCCGGCTCGGTGGCGCAGACGACACCGCTCGATGGCGTGCATCTCGATGCGGAGAACACCCGCGCTGTCGGCCGTGGGCTCGAGCCGATCGTTCGGATGATGCTCGGCGTGTGA
- a CDS encoding pyruvate dehydrogenase complex dihydrolipoamide acetyltransferase, with translation MPINITMPALSPTMEEGNLAKWLVKEGDTVKSGDVIAEIETDKATMEVEAVDEGVVAKIVVPAGTESVKVNALIAILAADGEDVSAAASGSAAAPKAEAAPAKAEAPAEAPQAAAPAPQAAPAAAQAPAKSGGQRTFASPLARRLAKEAGIDLSSVSGSGPHGRVVKSDIEKAAAGGSAKPASAAAPTAGSAAPAAAAPAPKGQSDEAILKNFAEGSYQLVPHDGMRKTIAKRLQESKQTIPHFYVSVDCELDALLSLRAQLNAAAPEKDGKPAYKLSVNDMVIKALALALRDVPEANVSWTEANMVKHKHSDVGVAVSIPGGLITPIVRSAELKSLSAISNEMKDLGARAKGRKLKPEEYQGGTTAVSNMGMMGVKNFAAVVNPPHATILAVGAGEERVVVKKGEMKIANVMTVTLSTDHRAVDGALGAELLGAFKRYIENPMGMLV, from the coding sequence ATGCCGATCAACATCACCATGCCCGCGCTCTCCCCCACCATGGAGGAGGGCAACCTGGCCAAGTGGCTGGTCAAGGAAGGCGATACGGTCAAGTCCGGCGATGTCATCGCCGAGATCGAGACCGACAAGGCGACGATGGAAGTGGAAGCGGTCGACGAGGGCGTGGTTGCCAAGATCGTGGTGCCCGCCGGCACGGAATCGGTCAAGGTCAACGCGCTGATCGCGATCCTCGCCGCCGACGGCGAGGATGTCTCGGCTGCGGCCTCCGGTTCTGCAGCGGCGCCGAAGGCCGAGGCCGCGCCGGCCAAGGCCGAGGCACCGGCTGAAGCACCGCAGGCCGCCGCACCCGCGCCCCAGGCTGCACCGGCAGCTGCTCAGGCGCCGGCGAAGTCGGGCGGCCAGCGCACCTTCGCGTCGCCGCTCGCCCGGCGCCTCGCCAAGGAGGCCGGCATCGACCTCTCGAGCGTGAGCGGATCCGGTCCGCATGGCCGCGTCGTCAAGAGCGACATCGAGAAGGCGGCCGCCGGCGGTTCGGCCAAGCCTGCGTCGGCTGCCGCGCCGACGGCCGGCTCTGCTGCGCCTGCCGCCGCTGCACCGGCGCCGAAGGGCCAGTCGGACGAAGCGATCCTCAAGAACTTCGCCGAAGGCTCCTACCAGCTCGTGCCGCATGACGGCATGCGCAAGACGATCGCCAAGCGCCTGCAGGAATCCAAGCAGACCATTCCGCATTTCTACGTGTCGGTCGATTGCGAACTCGACGCGCTGCTCTCGCTGCGGGCGCAGCTCAACGCCGCCGCGCCGGAAAAGGACGGCAAGCCGGCCTACAAGCTTTCGGTCAATGACATGGTCATCAAGGCGCTTGCGCTGGCGCTGCGCGACGTTCCGGAGGCGAATGTCTCCTGGACCGAAGCCAACATGGTCAAGCACAAGCACTCGGATGTCGGCGTTGCCGTTTCCATTCCGGGTGGTCTGATCACCCCGATCGTGCGCTCCGCGGAGCTGAAGAGCCTTTCGGCTATCTCCAACGAGATGAAGGACCTGGGCGCCCGCGCCAAGGGCCGGAAGCTGAAGCCCGAGGAATATCAGGGCGGCACCACGGCGGTCTCGAACATGGGGATGATGGGCGTCAAGAACTTCGCCGCCGTCGTCAATCCGCCGCATGCGACCATTTTGGCCGTGGGTGCCGGCGAGGAGCGCGTGGTCGTCAAAAAGGGCGAGATGAAGATCGCCAATGTCATGACCGTGACGCTCTCCACCGACCACCGCGCCGTCGATGGCGCGCTCGGCGCCGAACTGCTCGGCGCCTTCAAGCGCTACATCGAGAATCCGATGGGCATGCTGGTGTAA
- a CDS encoding pyruvate dehydrogenase complex E1 component subunit beta, with protein sequence MPIEILMPALSPTMEEGTLSKWLKKEGDTVSSGDVIAEIETDKATMEVEAVDEGTIGKILIAAGTENVKVNTAIALLLQEGESADSAASAAAPAAPKADAETPAAAAGDAGGKARQSADEPTAKADSKVPAAPKVDVAADPDIPAGTEMVSTTVREALRDAMAEEMRRDPDVFVMGEEVAEYQGAYKITQGLLQEFGARRVVDTPITEHGFAGVGVGAAMAGLKPIVEFMTFNFAMQAIDQIINSAAKTLYMSGGQMGAPIVFRGPNGAAARVAAQHSQDYAAWYSHIPGLKVIQPYTAADAKGLLKAAIRDPNPIIFLENEILYGHSFDVPKMDDFVLPIGKARVHKTGKDVTIVSFGIGMTYVVKALAELEKDGIDAEVIDLRTIRPMDLPTVIESVKKTGRLVTVEEGYPQSSVGTEIATRVMQQAFDYLDAPILTIAGKDVPMPYAANLEKLALPNVGEVVQAVKTVCYK encoded by the coding sequence ATGCCTATTGAAATCCTGATGCCCGCCCTTTCCCCGACCATGGAGGAGGGTACTCTCTCCAAATGGTTGAAGAAGGAAGGCGACACAGTATCCTCCGGCGACGTGATCGCCGAAATCGAGACCGACAAGGCGACCATGGAAGTGGAAGCCGTGGATGAAGGCACGATCGGCAAGATTCTGATCGCGGCCGGCACCGAGAACGTCAAGGTCAACACCGCCATCGCGCTTCTCCTGCAGGAGGGCGAAAGCGCCGACAGCGCGGCATCCGCCGCCGCTCCGGCCGCACCGAAGGCCGATGCCGAAACCCCGGCTGCCGCCGCGGGCGATGCCGGCGGCAAGGCCCGCCAGTCGGCCGACGAGCCGACGGCAAAGGCCGACAGCAAGGTTCCGGCCGCGCCGAAGGTCGATGTTGCCGCCGATCCGGACATTCCGGCCGGCACGGAGATGGTATCGACCACCGTTCGCGAAGCATTGCGCGACGCGATGGCCGAGGAAATGCGCCGCGACCCGGACGTCTTCGTCATGGGTGAAGAGGTCGCCGAGTACCAGGGCGCCTACAAGATCACGCAAGGGCTGCTGCAGGAGTTCGGGGCGCGCCGCGTCGTCGATACGCCGATCACCGAGCACGGCTTTGCCGGCGTCGGCGTCGGTGCGGCCATGGCCGGTCTGAAGCCGATCGTCGAGTTCATGACCTTCAACTTCGCCATGCAGGCGATCGACCAGATCATCAACTCCGCCGCCAAGACGCTCTATATGTCCGGTGGTCAGATGGGCGCGCCGATCGTCTTCCGCGGCCCGAACGGCGCCGCCGCCCGCGTGGCAGCCCAGCACAGCCAGGACTATGCTGCCTGGTATAGCCATATTCCGGGCCTCAAGGTGATCCAGCCCTATACGGCGGCCGATGCCAAGGGCCTCTTGAAGGCCGCGATCCGTGACCCGAACCCGATCATCTTCCTCGAGAACGAGATCCTCTACGGCCACTCCTTCGACGTGCCGAAGATGGACGACTTCGTTCTGCCGATCGGCAAGGCGCGGGTCCACAAGACCGGCAAGGATGTCACCATCGTCTCCTTCGGCATCGGCATGACCTATGTGGTCAAGGCGCTGGCCGAACTGGAGAAGGACGGCATCGATGCCGAGGTGATCGACCTGCGCACCATCCGTCCGATGGACCTGCCGACGGTCATCGAATCGGTGAAGAAGACCGGGCGTCTCGTGACCGTCGAGGAAGGCTATCCGCAGTCCTCCGTCGGCACCGAAATCGCCACGCGCGTCATGCAGCAGGCCTTCGACTACTTGGATGCGCCGATCCTGACGATCGCCGGCAAGGACGTTCCCATGCCCTATGCCGCCAATCTCGAGAAGCTGGCGCTTCCCAATGTCGGCGAAGTCGTCCAGGCGGTGAAGACCGTCTGCTACAAGTAA
- the pdhA gene encoding pyruvate dehydrogenase (acetyl-transferring) E1 component subunit alpha, with product MAPRKNASVSNRNTLSAKPVGRDFTSGSIAEFSKDEDLKAYREMLLIRRFEEKAGQLYGMGFIGGFCHLYIGQEAVVVGMQMALKEGDQVITGYRDHGHMLATGMSARGVMAELTGRRGGYSKGKGGSMHMFSKEKQFYGGHGIVGAQVSLGTGLAFANAYRQNDNVSLAYFGDGAANQGQVYESFNMAALWKLPCIYIIENNRYAMGTSVARASAGVDFSQRGSAIGIPGMQVDGMDVRAVKAAADQAVAHCRDGKGPVILEMQTYRYRGHSMSDPAKYRSKDEVQKMRSEHDPIEQVKARLLEKGWASEEELKVIDKDVRDIVADSADFAQSDPEPDVSELYTDILL from the coding sequence ATGGCTCCGCGAAAGAACGCGTCCGTGTCCAACCGCAATACGCTGTCGGCCAAGCCCGTCGGCCGGGATTTCACCAGCGGATCCATCGCCGAATTCTCCAAGGACGAGGATCTCAAGGCCTATCGCGAGATGCTGCTGATCCGCCGCTTCGAGGAAAAGGCCGGCCAGCTTTATGGCATGGGCTTCATCGGCGGCTTCTGTCACCTCTATATCGGCCAGGAAGCGGTCGTCGTTGGCATGCAGATGGCGCTGAAGGAGGGTGATCAGGTCATCACCGGCTATCGCGACCACGGGCACATGCTGGCCACCGGCATGAGCGCACGCGGCGTGATGGCGGAACTGACCGGGCGCCGGGGCGGCTACTCCAAGGGGAAGGGCGGCTCCATGCACATGTTCTCCAAGGAAAAGCAGTTCTACGGTGGTCACGGCATCGTCGGCGCCCAAGTGTCGCTCGGCACGGGCCTCGCGTTCGCCAATGCTTACCGGCAGAACGACAATGTCTCTCTCGCCTATTTCGGCGACGGCGCGGCCAATCAGGGCCAGGTCTATGAGAGCTTCAACATGGCGGCGCTCTGGAAGCTGCCCTGCATCTACATCATCGAGAACAACCGCTACGCCATGGGCACCTCGGTCGCCCGCGCCTCCGCCGGCGTCGACTTCTCGCAGCGCGGCTCGGCGATCGGCATTCCCGGCATGCAGGTGGACGGCATGGACGTGCGCGCCGTCAAGGCTGCCGCCGACCAGGCCGTTGCCCATTGCCGCGACGGCAAGGGCCCGGTGATCCTGGAAATGCAGACCTATCGCTATCGCGGTCACTCCATGTCCGACCCGGCGAAGTATCGCTCCAAGGACGAAGTGCAGAAGATGCGGTCGGAGCATGACCCGATCGAGCAGGTCAAGGCGCGCCTTCTCGAAAAGGGCTGGGCCAGCGAAGAGGAACTGAAGGTGATCGACAAGGACGTCCGCGACATCGTCGCCGACAGCGCCGATTTCGCGCAGTCCGATCCGGAGCCGGATGTATCCGAGCTCTACACCGACATTCTGCTCTGA